AACGCGTCCTCGCGCTGGATCATGAGCGGGCGCACCTGCATTTCCAGCAGTTCGCTCGCGCCGGTGTCACCCTGGTTCAGCGCGTCGACCATCGAGGACAGCGCGTCGGCGTAGTCCGCGTCGGTGGACTTCCAGTCGTCGTACAGCTTCTTGACCGCCGGGCTCATCGGCGTGGCGGCAAGCTGCTTCTTCAGCGCCGCCATGCTGACGCGGAGCTTTTCGTATTCGGCCAGCTTGGCCTTGACCTGGTCGGGCTTGCCCACCAGCGTGGCCGACTCACCCAGCAGGATGAAGGACATCAGGTGACGCTCGGTGACCTGGGCGACCATCTGGGCCGGCAGGATCTCTTCGTCATAGATCTTGCCCATGCCGTCGTTCTGCTGCTGCATGGAGCCGATACCGATCACCGCACCGGCGATCAGCATCAGGCCCAGCAGGCCGAACACCGCGCGCAGGCGGTTACGGACGGAGAGTTCGGGGGCTTTCAGTGCGAACTTCTTCATGTTGATTCCACTTCCTGCTCTATCGTTCAGGCCACGGCTTTGACATCGGAGGCAGCCGGCAGCGCCGCCTCAAGCATCTGTGCATCCTGGGGCTGCAACAGCTTGTCCACGTCCAGCAGCAGCACCATGCGCTCGCCGGCGGAGGTCAACCCCTTGAGGTATTCGGTATCCACGGTGGTGCCCATGTCCGGCACCGGGCGGACGGCGTCCGCCGCCACGTCCAGCACGTCGGAGACGGCATCGACCACCACGCCGAAATTGCGGCCGGCCACGGTGATGATCACGGTGACGGTGGTGGCGCCGTAGGCTTCGCGCTCCAGGCCGAAACGCAGGCGCATGTCGATCACCGGCACGATCGCGCCGCGCAGATTGAGCACGCCCAGCACGTAGTGCGGCGCCTGCGGAATGCGCGTGACCGGCGTCCAGCCACGGATCTCGCGGACGGCCAGGATGTCGATGCCGTATTCCTCGTGGGCGAGGTTGACGGTGAGGTACTGCGACTGGAGCGCCTCGCTCCGGGGGTTATCGGACATGTTCGCCTCGTGGTCGGGGCCAGTTGAGAGGCCCCCTATCGATGTCTGGATCGGCGGTGGGCGGGGAAACTTGAGGGAAATGCACGTTTTCGGCAGGGCGCTGGGTCATCCCCTTGTAGGAGCGCACTTGTGCGCGACCGCAACCTCACGACTCGCCCGCCACGCCTGTTGGGACCAGCCGCGAAGGCCAGCCTCCGCGTTCCACTCCGGCGGGACGGTCGCGCACAAGTGCGCTCCTACCTAGGGTTTCGGCGGATCAGAACTCGCTCCAACCTCCGACAGCGACGGGGGCAGGCCCAGCCTCCGCGTTCCGGACTGCCGGGGTCGGCCTGGCCCGGGCGTGCGCGACGGGTGCCACCGCATTCCCCTCGATCTGGAAAAACCGCACCTGCGCCGCCAACTGGTCCGCCTGCTCCTGCATGGCGCGGGCCGCGGCGGCAGCCTCTTCCACCAGCGCCGCGTTCTGCTGGGTGGCCTCGTCCATCTGCATCACGGCGCGGTTCACCTGGTCGATGCCGGAGGACTGCTCCTGTGCGGCGGCGGCGATCTCGGCCACGATATCGGTCACGCGTTTGACGCTGTCGACGATGCCGGCCAGCGCCTGGCCCGATTCATCCACCAGCACCGAGCCGGCCTGCACTTTCTCCACGGTGTCGCCGATCAGCGCCTTGATCTCCTTCGCCGCGGTCGCACTGCGCTGGGCAAGGTGGCGCACTTCCCCGGCCACCACCGCGAAGCCGCGGCCCTGCTCACCGGCCCGCGCGGCCTCGACGGCGGCGTTGAGCGCCAGCAGGTTGGTCTGGAAGGCGATCTCGTCGATCAGCTGCACGATGTCGGTGATCTGGCGGCTCGCGCCTTCGATCTCGCGCATGGCGTGGCTGGTGCGCCCTGCCACGTCGCCTCCGCGCTCCGCCTGGGCGCGTGCGCTGCGGGCAAGCTGGTCGGCATGGCTGGCGTTGTCGGCGCTCTGGCGCACGATGGAGGTCATTTCCTCCATGGACGCAGCGGTTTCCTCCAGGCTCGACGCCTGCTCCTGCGTGCGATGGGACAGATCGTCATTGCCACGGGAGATCTGCTGCGCCGCCGTCGACACCCGCTGCGAGCCCTGCTGCACCCCGTGCACGATTTCCACCAGCTTCGCGCGCATGCGCTGCAGCGCATCGAGCATGCTGCCCGGTGCGAAGGTGTTGCCGTCGTCCCCCGCGCCGAGGTCGCCCTCAGCAATGCGTTCGGCCATGGCGAGCGCGAACCCCGGTTCGCCGCCGATGCTCTGGCGGATGCTGCGCATGGACTGCCACACCACGCCGATCACCAGCAGGCCCACCAGCAAGGCACGCAGCAGGCTGCCTTCCAGCATCTGGCGGAACTGGGCGTCGATGTCGGCGAAATACGCACCCGTGCCCATGTGCAGGTCCCACGGCTTGAACCACTCGCTATAGGAGATCTTGGGCACGATCTTCTTGTCCGGCGGCATCGGCCACACGTACTCGGTGATGCCCGAACCCTGCGCGCGGTCGATCTGCTGAATCATCTGCCAGATCGGCTTGCCATCCGGGTCCTTGTCGTCGATCACGTTCTTCCCTTCCTTCTCGGGCAGGAAGGCGTGCACGTGCATGACAAAGTTGGAGTCGAACACGAACACGTAGCCGGACCCGCCATTGCCCCAGCGCATCGCGCGGATCACGGCGAAGGTGCGGCGCTTGGCTTCCTCGTCGCTGAACTCACCCGCCTGGGCGCGATCGTGGAAGCTCTGCGCTACGGCCACGGCGGCAGCGACATGGTCGCGCAACGCGTGCACGCGCGCCTCCATCTGCAGGCGGCGGCTGTCGATGGCCGAGATGACGGTGAGTGTCACCAACCCGGCGATCACAAACGCAATGACCATCCACACCTTGGCCGCGAGGCTGAGGCGATCGATGAACTTCAAGGGAGACTTCATGGGGGACCTTCAGAATGAAAGGGCGGCTCTGCGATTGCCCGGATTCATTCCCTGCATTGCACTGACGCCGGCCGCAGGCCGGCGTACCGCGGCTTCCCGTCGCGGCTTGGTCATCTGATCGTGGCTTGGTTTTTGCCGTCATTCCCGCAAAAGCGGGAAGCGCTCCTCAACAGCCAGACGGTTGATCATCCAGTGACTTGGGACGACACGCGGAAAGTCACTGGATCCCTGCTTGACCAGCTTCGCTGTTGTGAAGCTCCTCGCAGGGATGACGAATGGGCAGTGTTATGGGAGCCGTGAAATCACGCCGCCTTGCGGCGCCCCTGCATACGGACCAGCCCGGCAATATCGACGATCAGCGCCACCGAGCCATCGGCAAGAATGGTGGCGCCGGAGACGCCCTGCACGCGCCGGTAATTGGCCTCAAGCGACTTCACCACGGCCTGCTGCTGGCCGATCAGGCCGTCGACGAACAGGCCTACGCGCGTGCCGTCGCCTTCGACGACCACCATCAGGCCCTGATCGATCGCCTGAATCGCGCCTTCGCAGCCAAACGCGTCGTGCAGCCGGATGACCGGGAGGTATTCGCCACGGAAGCGGAACAGCTCGCCACCGTTCGCCAGGCTGCGCACCGCTTCGGCGCGCAGCTGCACCGACTCGACGATGGACACCAGCGGCACGATGTAACGCTCCTCGCCCACCGCGGCGGTCAGGCCGTCGATGATCGCCAGCGTCAGCGGCAGGGTGATGGTGAACACGCTGCCCTTGCCCTGCGTGCTGCGGATGGTGACCGTACCGCCAAGATCCGACACGTTACGGCGCACCACGTCCATGCCCACGCCACGTCCGGACAGATCCGTGGTGACCGCGGCGGTGGAGAAGCCCGGCTGGAAGATGAGTTCCGCCACGGCCTCATCGCTCATGCCTTCGCCAGTGCTGATGATGCCGCGCTGGATCGCCTTGTTGACGATGGCATCGCGGTTGAGGCCGGCGCCGTCGTCGGAGACTTCCACCACGATGTTGCCGCCACGATGCGAAGCCTGCAGGGTGAGCGTGCCGGTATCGCCCTTGCCGGCAGCGCGGCGCTTGTCCGGCGTTTCCAGGCCGTGGTCGATGGCGTTGCGCACCAGGTGCACCATCGGGTCGCCGATCTTCTCCAGCACCGTCTTGTCCAGCTCGGTCTGTTCGCCGATCAGCTCCAGCTTCACCTGCTTGCCGAGTTTCTGGCTGATGTCGCGCACCATGCGCGGGAAACGGTTGAACACGGAAGCGATGGGCAGCATGCGGATGCCCATGACGCTTTCCTGCAGCTCGCGCGTGTGGCGCGCCAGCTGGGCCAGGCCCTGTTCGAGCAGGGCCAGCCGCGAGGCGTCGATGTCGCCTTCGCGGAAGGTGTCGAGCATGGACTGGGTAATCACCAGCTCGCCCACCAGGTTGATCAGTCCATCGATCTTGTCGATCGACACGCGGACGGAGCTGGACTCGGCACTCGCTTCGCGCTGGGCGCGCGCGGCGCCCGCATCGGCAACGGGCGCCGCCGGAGCAGGCACGGCCACGGGTGCGGGCGCGACGTCGGCCACCACATGCCTGGCTTCGATCTCAAGGTCGCACTCGTCTTCCACCCAGTCGAACACGCCGCTGATGTCAGCGCGCTTGACCGGGCCCTTCAGTTCGATGGTCCAGCCGAGATGACACTCGGTGGGGTCCAGCGCGGCAAACGTCGGCAGGCGGTCGAACGACGGCGTGACCTGCAGCTCGCCAAGCCCGGCGAGTTCGCGGATGAGGCGCAGCGGCTCGTTGCCGCCGGCAAGCATGCCGGCGTGCGGACGAAAGCGGACGGTCCACGCATCGGCCTGGTCCGCGTTGCGTCGCGCCTGCACGGCCGCGGCAGGAACGCCACGGCCCATGGCCGCGGCCAGCTCGGCACGCAGCCCTTCGGCCACGGCATCGTTGAGCGGCTCGCCGGCCTGCGCGCGGGCGAACATGCCGCGCAGGCAGTCCACCGTCCGCAGCAGCAATTCGATGATGGTGCCGTCGATGGCGCGCTTGCCGCCACGCACTTCGTCGAGCAGCGACTCGGCCTCATGGGTGAACGAGGACATCTCCGGGAAGCCGAAGGTGGCCGCACCACCCTTGATCGAATGGGCGGCGCGGAAAATGGTGTGCACCAGCTCCGCATCACCGCCTTCGTCCAGCGCGAGCAGCGACGACTCCATCGTGTCGAGCCCTTCCAGACTCTCCTCGATGAACACCTGTTGGAACTGCGCCAGACCGGCCTTGCTCATGATGATCTCTACTATGGGGAACGTCGTCGCTTTTGACCGTCATCCCTGCGAAGGCAGGGATCCAGCGTCTTTCGGCGCCACGAGGACAGTCACTGGATCCCTGCTTGACCAGCTTCGCTGTTGTGAAGCTCCTCGCAGGGATGACGAGCAAAAAGATGTCGCGCTTTTAGCCCAGCACGCGCTTGACCGTCGCCAGCAGCTGCTCCGGATCGAACGGCTTCACCAGCCAGCCAGTGGCGCCGGCGGCCTTGCCTTCCATCTTCTTGTCCGTGTGCGACTCGGTGGTCAGCATCAGGATCGGCACGCCCTTGTAGGCCGGCAGCGTGCGCAGCTCGCGCACCATGCTGATGCCGTCCATCACCGGCATGTTCACGTCCGCCAGCACCAGGTCGAAGCTGCCGCCCTTGGCCGCATCAAGCGCCAGCTGGCCGTTCTCCGCCTCGCTCACATCGTGGCCGGCATTGCGCAGGGTGAAGGCCACCATGCCGCGCATCGAAGCCGAATCGTCAACCGCAAGAATCTTTGCCATCTTCCACCTCAGTTTCAGGCCGGCATCGGTGCCGGCAATTCCAGAGCCTGTGCGAGGCCGAGCACGCCGGCCGCATCACGCATGACATCGCTCACTCCCAGCCACGCGGGCGACTGGCCACGCGCCGTCGCCTCGCGACGGAACGCCACCAGCAGCTGCAGCGCGGCGGTATCCACGCGCTCCACGGCGGCGCCGTCGAGCTGCGCGGCGGGCGCGTCGAACGCCTCGATCAGTTCGGCCTTGACGTCGGCCACGCTGCCGAGCCGGAAGTCGGCCGGCAACGCGATCACGCGTGCCCCGCCCTTGTCCTTACCCGCCGTCTTGCTGCCCATCGCGTTGGTCCCACGCCCGTCCAGAGAGCGTCTACGGGTGGTTTATCGGCCATGCCCCTGCCCGCTTTAGCGATTCTTTGCCCGGCCGGGTGGGTTCGCGGGGGCAAAAAAGGCCCTAAAGTTTTCCCGGGGCCGGCCGAAGGACAGGGCAAGGGCGGGCGCGCGCACATCGCCCGGCCCGCAAGGAGCATCGATTGATCATTCAACCCACCAGCCTCGCAGCCCTCGCCTGGGCCGGCGCCGCCTCCGGCAGTGCCGCCGAGAGCTGGCGCATCGGTACCGTGCTGTCGGCGCGCCCGCTGGGGATCAATCCCGACGGGATGATGGTGCTGCAGATCGGCGCCCTCGCCGTGGAGACGGAAGCCCCGCGCGGCCAGCTGCCCTCGCAGTTCCAAGTGCGTGTGCTGAGCACGGGCGCCCAGCCGCTGCTGGAAGTGATCGCACCACAGACGCCCGAGCCGGCCACCCAGCTGGCCATGCGCGAGCGCCTGCCACAACAGAACGGTTACGCGCCGCTGCTCGCCACGCTGGATGCGTTGGCCCAGCGTCCGGCCCTGCGGCAGTTGCCCTCCTATCTGCGGCCGGCCCTCGCCCTGCTGGAACACGGCGTACGCACGCCGGCGGAGATCACCCGCGGCGAAGGCCTGGAAGAAGCCATCAAGCGCAGCGGCCTGTTCCTCGAATCGCAATTGGCGCAACCGCACCTCGACATGGCGGGGTTGAGCCAGGAAGACTGGAAAGGCGCCCTGCTTCGCTTGGCCAGCCTGCTCGACGACTACCTGCCATCGCGTCGCGCCACCCCATCGGCCAGTACCGAAACGCCACCGCCGCTGCAGCAGCGTGGCCTGCAGGCGCAACCACGGGCCCTGTTGCCGCTGGCCCTGCTGGAAGACGACGTCGACGCCCTGCTCACCCGTCTGCATGGCGAAGTGCACGCGGCGCTGGCGCGGGTGGAAGTGGCACAGCTCGAAGCGACCACCGCCTCCGCCTGGATGATCGAGATCCCGCTGCAGGGCGAGGAAGGTCGCGACATCCTGCAGATCCAGCTGCAACAACACGCCGACGCCGATGCCGGTTCGTCGTGGACTTTCGGCTTCGCCATCGACCTGCCGGCCCTGGGGCCCATCCAGGGCGAACTGCAACTGCGCGAACTGCGCCTCGCGGTGCGTCTGTGGGCCGAACGCGCCAGCACGGCGCATCGCCTGGAACAGCAGTTCGGCGCGCTGCGCCAGGCGCTGTCGGCGAGCGGCCTGATACTCGACCAGCTGACTTGCCAACAAGGGCTGCCGCAATCGAGCAGCCCGCACAGCGCCATCCTGCTGAGGACCACCGCATGAGCCAGGCGCTTCCTCCCGCGCGTCGGCGCGTCACGCTGCGCCTGACCGGCGGCCCCAACGATGCCGCGGCCGCGCCGGTCAGCCTACCGCCCGAGTCGCTGGAAACCCTGCTGGCACGCGCCCGCGCACTGGGCATTCCGCTCCATCAGGATCCGCAGATGGCTGCGCTGTTGGCCTCGCTGCGCCTGCGCCAGGACGTGCCAGCCACTCTTTACGCCGCGGCAGCCGCCGTCATGGCCAGCATTTACGACGCCGCTGAAGCCGAGCACTGATATCGGCTCGCTAAGGCACGACGCCACGCGTCAGCCTTCCCACGATGCGCCACGCCGGCACGCCCCACGCAAAATCCATGGGTGACGTTGCGGCGCGCGGACATGGCTTTCACCCATGCCATTCGACGCCAGGCAAAAGGCCGAACGATACGTAGGCCATGCGGTTGTCGTGCCGTGATTTCAAGCATCAGTGAAAGCCGACATCGCTACCAGACGAAGCGAGCGGCAATGTAGGTTGATTGCTCTTGGCTCCCGCTGCTTGCCGCACGCAGACTGCAACTGCTGACGCGCGCATCGGCAACGTTGATTTGCGACGAATGAATCCCGGCTTGTCGGGGGCTTCGCCGTGAACGCTTGTCCATACACCAACAAGAAGACTCGATGGGTGCAGGCAGCGCACGACCCAGGCGCTGCGCCCACCAGTCAAGGAAAACGCCATGCCCCATCAAAAGAAACCTTCGAAGCACTGGTGGTCCCCACTGGCTCTGCTGCCTCTGCTGGTCAGCGGAGTACATGCCGAAGCCGCCGACAGCACCACCCCGCCGAGCCCATCGGCCACGACCGATAGCCAGGCGTCATCTCCCGAATGCGCCCACTTCTACGCTGACATCAATGCCGACCTGAAGGCCGAGATGAAGGCCGGCTGCAAACCTACGGACGCCCAGATTGGCCAGTTGATGAACAACCCCGTGGCCAACCTGGTCATGTTTCCCCTGCAGAACGACTACACGCGCGTCAAAGGCGGACCGATCGGCGACTACAAGGACGTGAACCGCACGCAGTTCATTCCCACCTTCCCCGTCAAGCTCGGCGACGACTGGAACCTGATCAACCGCATCTCGTTCCCTATCGTCAGCGAACCGGTCAACAAGCACATCG
This genomic interval from Dyella japonica A8 contains the following:
- a CDS encoding STAS domain-containing protein, which codes for MGSKTAGKDKGGARVIALPADFRLGSVADVKAELIEAFDAPAAQLDGAAVERVDTAALQLLVAFRREATARGQSPAWLGVSDVMRDAAGVLGLAQALELPAPMPA
- a CDS encoding chemotaxis protein CheW, which encodes MSDNPRSEALQSQYLTVNLAHEEYGIDILAVREIRGWTPVTRIPQAPHYVLGVLNLRGAIVPVIDMRLRFGLEREAYGATTVTVIITVAGRNFGVVVDAVSDVLDVAADAVRPVPDMGTTVDTEYLKGLTSAGERMVLLLDVDKLLQPQDAQMLEAALPAASDVKAVA
- a CDS encoding response regulator, producing the protein MAKILAVDDSASMRGMVAFTLRNAGHDVSEAENGQLALDAAKGGSFDLVLADVNMPVMDGISMVRELRTLPAYKGVPILMLTTESHTDKKMEGKAAGATGWLVKPFDPEQLLATVKRVLG
- a CDS encoding chemotaxis protein CheA, giving the protein MSKAGLAQFQQVFIEESLEGLDTMESSLLALDEGGDAELVHTIFRAAHSIKGGAATFGFPEMSSFTHEAESLLDEVRGGKRAIDGTIIELLLRTVDCLRGMFARAQAGEPLNDAVAEGLRAELAAAMGRGVPAAAVQARRNADQADAWTVRFRPHAGMLAGGNEPLRLIRELAGLGELQVTPSFDRLPTFAALDPTECHLGWTIELKGPVKRADISGVFDWVEDECDLEIEARHVVADVAPAPVAVPAPAAPVADAGAARAQREASAESSSVRVSIDKIDGLINLVGELVITQSMLDTFREGDIDASRLALLEQGLAQLARHTRELQESVMGIRMLPIASVFNRFPRMVRDISQKLGKQVKLELIGEQTELDKTVLEKIGDPMVHLVRNAIDHGLETPDKRRAAGKGDTGTLTLQASHRGGNIVVEVSDDGAGLNRDAIVNKAIQRGIISTGEGMSDEAVAELIFQPGFSTAAVTTDLSGRGVGMDVVRRNVSDLGGTVTIRSTQGKGSVFTITLPLTLAIIDGLTAAVGEERYIVPLVSIVESVQLRAEAVRSLANGGELFRFRGEYLPVIRLHDAFGCEGAIQAIDQGLMVVVEGDGTRVGLFVDGLIGQQQAVVKSLEANYRRVQGVSGATILADGSVALIVDIAGLVRMQGRRKAA
- a CDS encoding methyl-accepting chemotaxis protein, which encodes MKSPLKFIDRLSLAAKVWMVIAFVIAGLVTLTVISAIDSRRLQMEARVHALRDHVAAAVAVAQSFHDRAQAGEFSDEEAKRRTFAVIRAMRWGNGGSGYVFVFDSNFVMHVHAFLPEKEGKNVIDDKDPDGKPIWQMIQQIDRAQGSGITEYVWPMPPDKKIVPKISYSEWFKPWDLHMGTGAYFADIDAQFRQMLEGSLLRALLVGLLVIGVVWQSMRSIRQSIGGEPGFALAMAERIAEGDLGAGDDGNTFAPGSMLDALQRMRAKLVEIVHGVQQGSQRVSTAAQQISRGNDDLSHRTQEQASSLEETAASMEEMTSIVRQSADNASHADQLARSARAQAERGGDVAGRTSHAMREIEGASRQITDIVQLIDEIAFQTNLLALNAAVEAARAGEQGRGFAVVAGEVRHLAQRSATAAKEIKALIGDTVEKVQAGSVLVDESGQALAGIVDSVKRVTDIVAEIAAAAQEQSSGIDQVNRAVMQMDEATQQNAALVEEAAAAARAMQEQADQLAAQVRFFQIEGNAVAPVAHARARPTPAVRNAEAGPAPVAVGGWSEF
- a CDS encoding flagellar hook-length control protein FliK, translated to MIIQPTSLAALAWAGAASGSAAESWRIGTVLSARPLGINPDGMMVLQIGALAVETEAPRGQLPSQFQVRVLSTGAQPLLEVIAPQTPEPATQLAMRERLPQQNGYAPLLATLDALAQRPALRQLPSYLRPALALLEHGVRTPAEITRGEGLEEAIKRSGLFLESQLAQPHLDMAGLSQEDWKGALLRLASLLDDYLPSRRATPSASTETPPPLQQRGLQAQPRALLPLALLEDDVDALLTRLHGEVHAALARVEVAQLEATTASAWMIEIPLQGEEGRDILQIQLQQHADADAGSSWTFGFAIDLPALGPIQGELQLRELRLAVRLWAERASTAHRLEQQFGALRQALSASGLILDQLTCQQGLPQSSSPHSAILLRTTA